The Eubacterium sp. MSJ-33 genomic sequence CATAAAAAGAGACTTCCGATTATTGCAGTAACAGCGAGAGCAATGTTTGGAGATAAGGAACGTATCTTAGAGAACAAACTCGATGATTATATTGCAAAACCTTATAATCTGAACACAGTAGTTGAGACACTCAACCGATATATCGATAAAAAAGAGGATTAGTGAGTTGTTCACGAAAATTTAAACGTTTTTTAATATATGTTGGTTGACTGTATATCTTTTTAGTGATACAATTTCGGTGGTTTTGGGTGGATATCTGCCCTTAATTAATAAAAAGCAAAGGAAGGAAATTTTAAGATGGCAAACATTGATTTAACCAAGTATGGAATTACTGGAACAACAGAAATCGTTCACAATCCTTCATATGAAGTTTTGTTTGAGGAAGAGACAAAGGCTTCAAACGAGGGTTATGAGGTTGGACAGAACACAGAATTAGATACAGTCAACGTTATGACAGGTGTATTTACAGGACGTTCTCCTAAAGATAAGTACATCGTTATGGATGAGAATTCTAAGGATACAGTATGGTGGACAACAGATGCATACAAGAACGACAACCATCCTATGGCAGAAGAGACATGGGCAGTTGTTAAGGATCTTGCTAAGAAGGAGCTTTGCAACAAGAAGCTTTATGTTGTAGATGCATTCTGTGGTGCAAACAAGGATACACGTATGGCAGTTCGTTTCATCGTTGAGGTTGCTTGGCAGGCTCACTTTGTAACAAACATGTTTATCAAGCCTTCAGAGGAAGAACTGAAGGACTTCGAGCCGGATTTCGTTGTTTACAACGCATCTAAGGCTAAGGTTGAGAACTATGCAGAGCTTGGTCTTAACTCTGAGACATGTGTAGCTTTCAATATCACATCTAAGGAGCAGGTTATCATCAATACATGGTATGGCGGAGAGATGAAGAAGGGTATGTTCTCTATGATGAACTATTACCTTCCACTTAAGGGTATCGCTTCTATGCACTGTTCTGCTAACTGTGATATGGAAGGTAAGCACACAGCTGTATTCTTCGGCCTTTCAGGTACAGGTAAGACAACACTTTCTACAGATCCTAAGAGACTTCTGATCGGTGATGATGAGCACGGTTGGGATGACAACGGTGTCTTCAACTTTGAAGGTGGATGTTATGCAAAGGTTATCGGACTTGACAAGGAGTCTGAGCCTGATATCTACAATGCAATCAGACGTGACGCTCTTCTTGAGAACGTGACTGTTGATGCAGCAGGTAAGATTGATTTTGACGATAAGAGCGTAACAGAGAATACTCGTGTTTCTTATCCAATTGATCATATTGAGAAGATTGCATCTAAGGTAAATGGCGTTTCCGCAGGTCCTGCTGCAGAGAACGTAATCTTCCTTTCAGCAGATGCATTTGGAGTACTTCCTCCGGTATCTATCCTGACACCAGAGCAGACAAAGTACTACTTCCTTTCAGGATTTACTGCGAAACTTGCTGGTACAGAGCGTGGTATCACAGAGCCTACACCTACATTCTCAGCATGCTTCGGTCAGGCATTCCTTGAGCTGCATCCTACAAAGTATGCAGAAGAGCTTGTTAAGAAGATGGAGAAGAGCGGAGCTAAGGCTTACCTCGTAAATACAGGATGGAACGGAACAGGCAAGCGTATCACAATCAAGGATACTCGTGGAATTATCGATGCAATCCTTTCAGGTGATATCAAGACAGCTCCTACAAAGAAGATCCCTATGTTCGACTTTGAGGTTCCAACAGAGCTTCCTGGTGTAGATCCGGCAATCCTTGATCCAAGAGACACATATGCTGATCCTACTGAGTGGGAGACAAAGGCTAAGGATCTCGCTGCAAGATTTGAGAAGAACTTCCAGAAGTACACAACAAACGATGCTGGTAAGGCATTGGTTGCTGCTGGTCCTAAGGCTGAGTAATTTAATAGCTTATAAATAAGAGTACCCCGCGTCGATGACGCGGGGTATTTTTTACCCTGTTTTATATGGAGATGTTCTTAATGGACATTCAAAGCAAGCATCTCTATATGGAATTTCTGGCAATGCAAAATAAAGATGTACTTAAACATATATTTTATTCTCGATTTATTCCATATACAATGTATGAAAGCTAAGAAGCTCTAAATGTTCTGATTTACATGTTAAAAATATACGCCACCGCCGCCGATTCGACATCCATGTCTCAACGGCGGCTTGTTTGAACATCGTGTTCAAACATGGCTACGTACCTGCAGAACATTAAGAACTTCTAAGCTTTCAACATATCGTATATTAGAATGAATCGAGAACAGAATATATGATATGAACACGTTGGAGATTGTAATGCCAGAAATTCTAATAAGATATGTTGTACAGCTTGTTCACAAAATGAACGATTCCAGCACATAAAACATTCGCCACGCCCGATGCCTCAATATGAAACATATCGAAAAACGAAATGTTTGACAAACGATAATATATATGATATATTCAAATAAATTTGAAAGGGGGAATTCCTATGGACAGGGCAAAGCGGAAATATATGAAATTGTTGAGGGACTATTTTCCGTATGGAAGAGCATGCAGGAAAAAGTTTCTGGTATCAATTGCTGAGGATATAGATCATTTCGTTCGGGAACAAGAACATTGCACTTATGAAATGCTGGTGAGAGAGTTTGGAAAACCACAGGAAGTGATCTTGAATTATCAGAAAGAAATTGAAATATCAGAGATATGTAACGTTCGAAAAATAATGATGAAGCATGTTGGATTGACAATAGGTGTGTGTGGCATATTGTTTGGAGCTGTTATGTTTTCAATACCGAATCTAAGAACAGAACGGAAAGACACTGCTGAAGACAACGTGGCAGATACAGTGGGAGAAGACATAGACGAGGGTTATAGTGATTTGGAAAAAGAACTGCTTAGTCATAGTGGAAGCTATTATGACGAGTATGGAAATCAAGTATTATCGGTGTGCGTAAGTAAAAAAGCGGGAACAACATTTACTTCATATATTATACAGAATCGGTTTAATCATTAGGGAGAAAAAGACATATATGGAAAGTAAAAATATGTTTTACCGTGGTTATGTGGAGTTACTTGTGTTGAAATTTCTTTCAGAGAAAGATTGCTACGGTTATGAAATCGTGAAAAGTATAAAGCGGGCTTCCGATGAGAAGATTTCGTTATCTGTAGGAACGTTATATCCAACATTATATAAGCTAATCGATCAGAAGTATATTAGTGATTATAAGAAGCAGACTGGTGAACGAATGGTGAAGGTGTATTATCATCTGGAGAACGCAGGGAGAGAACGATTGAACACCCTAGTAGCAGAGTACCGGGAGTTCTCTCGGGTTATGAATAAAATCCTGAATCTGGAGTAGTTCGGTAATGGTTGGCGGACATCGAGGATGCAACAGACAAGTGTCAGGCGTATCTGGAAATTAAAATTGAAACAGACACATTGAAGTAGAAAAACAGTTAGTACAGAAGTATTGCTAAAAACAAAAAGCAACTCCTTATGAGGTGACCCCCAAAAGTTAGACTTTATTGCGAAGTGGATTTTCCACTTCGCATTTTTCATTTATGCAGCCAAGAGGCGTTTCCTGTATTGTACAGGGCTGAGCCATCCTAGTTTCTCTTTGATACGTTTTTCATTGTAATACTTGATATATTTTTCAATCGCCAATTTAAGTTCATCAAAGCTATAGTATACAACACCATAGTATATTTCCTGTTTTAATAATCCAAAGAAGTTCTCCATAACAGAATTATCATAGCAGTTCCCTTTCCGTGACATACTTTGAAAAATACGATTTTCTCTTAATCTATGAGAGTAAGTCTTCATCTGATATGCCCACCCTTGATCCGAGTGAAATGTTCTCCTAAACCGACAATCAGAAGTGATTGTGATTGCTTCTTCCAGAGCAGTCATTACACTTTGTGCAGATGGTCGTTTATCAATACCAAAGCTTATGATTTCTCCATTATACATATCCATAAATGGGTCAAGATATAACTTCTGCATCACCATTCGTCCTTTTTCATCTATCTCGTAATACTTAAACTCTGTTGTATCTGTTGTAATCTTCTGATGCGGTATATTGGTGTGAAATCGTCGTCTAATTCTATTCGGAGCAACTGTTCCCACTTTTCCACGATAAGAGCTATACTTACGAGATTTTCTAGTGAAAGATGTCACTTGAAGATTTAGTCGTTGCATTAACTTCTGTACTTTCTTTTTATTCACCACGTAGCCTTGATTGCATAATTCTGCCTTCATTCTTCGATAGCCGTAGTCTTTGTGCTCTGCGTGTAGTTCTAGCATTTTAGCCTCTAATTCAGCATCCGGATTTTCTCTATCAAATCGCTTTTGCCAGTACATGTAGGTTGCTTTCGGCATACCTGTATATGAGAGAAGATCTTTTAGTTTGAATTCTCTTCGGAGGCTGTGGATGACTCTTGCACATCTCTCATTTTTGCTTCGTCCTCTAAACGCAGTCTCCTCAGTTCTTTTAAAAAGGCGTTCTCTATCCTTAACTTTAATAACTCATCTTCAAGTTCTTTGACATGTTCTGCGCTGGTATCCACTGCACGCTCTTCAAACGAAGAGGTTTTAGTTTTATGATTGTCTTTTTGATTCAATGTTTTCTTACGACCTTTCTTCTTAGGTCTCAATGCGTCAGGACCAGCAATCCGAAAGCCTTGAACCCATTGAGCAATCATTGCTGCATTATTTATTCCTTGAGACAATGCTAACTCCTGATATGAAACCTCACTTGATAAATATAACTCTACCACATGAAGCTTAAATTCAAAAGAATAATTCTTTTTTTCTCTTGATCGCATCAAACCAGCATCGCCGAATTTATTATAATAGTCCACCCAATTTAACACTTGTCTTTTGTTTTTTACATTGTACTTTTGTGCTAGATAGTTGTACCCTCCTTCGCCGTTCAAATAAGCAATTACTACTTTTTTCTTAAATTCAAAACTATATTTTGCCATAAAAATACCGACCTCCCAATCGTTAGATTTTTGGTCTAACTTTTGGGGGTCGGTACATTATGGAGTTGCTTTTTGTTATATATGCAATTATAAATTATCCTTCACATATTGCTGTACCAGCTTTTCAATTAGGAAGAACTGGGATGGACCTGCATCAAGGACGACCTTATGGAACGCCTGCTCGTCAAACTTGTCGCCAAGAGCAGATTCTGCATAATCGCGAAGCTCCTGGAAAGACTGCCAGCCCATGACGTACATCTGGTAATTGACAGGTTCTGCGATCACGTAATCCATGACGTCCTGTGCACCTTCCGAGTTAAATCCGTTGTTGGACAGATAGGTTTGTGTAGCTTCCAGATCCCAGCCCTCGTAGTTGACGCCGATTTCGATACGGGCGCTGACAAGCAGGTTTAATTCAGAGTTGATACGTTCAAAATCTGCATAACATGCATCCGGATAATCTTTGTACATTTCGTAGCTCATCATTTCCACGTAGGTTGCCCAACCTTCCGAATAGCCATTAAAGTTAAGTAAGGCACGGAGTGGCTCCGGATTCGTGTTCAGATAGTAGGTGAATTGGTACATATGGCCTGGAATTCCTTCGTGAGCCAGTGTAGACCATAAATCCCCGGCGCCATCACTGCCCATATTCAGATAGATGGAGTTGTCATTATATGCATCAATCGGTGTTGTTACATAGAACGCCGGGCTGACGATATCCTCCAGAGATTCGTGCACATTTTCTACTTTGTAATTTACATCCGGCATAGCCGGAAAACGATCTGCAAAACAGTCCTTAAAATAGTTGATCGTTTCAAGTGGATCTTTGTCATCGTACAAACTGCTGTCGGCATCGTTAAAGTACTGTTCATAGGCAGAGTAGTTTGAAAGTGCGACTGTCTGATATTCGGATAAGACATCATCAAGTGCATTGTCGAGCCACGTAATGACTTCTTCCGGTGTTTTATCTGTACCAACTTTGTCCTTTAACAAATATGCATAATATTCTTTTCCGTTTTCATATCCTGCCAGCCCCAGATCGTTTGTTCCGGCATCTTTGTTTGCAGTGAAGAATTTGATTACATTATCGTAGCATGGGATGACAGAATTGATAACAATATCATGGTTTTGGGTAATGTAATTCTGAATCTGGTCTTCGTTTAACCCTTCGACTCCGCGAACTTTATCTTCAAAAGTTGCAATCAGGAGGTTTTGTTCTGGCCTGGCGATGAATTCCTGACACTGGCGAATGACTTCGCTGGCAGAGTGTTCATTCATGAAGAGACCTTTGTCAATTTTAATCTGTTCAAAGTCCAGATATTTGTTATAGTAATCTGGTAATTGCTCCAGCAAAGCCAGATAATCCTGTACGTCATTCTCATTGTAGAATTTATATTCGGACATATTGATCGGCATGTTTGTCTGGAGACCGCTTGTGTAAGCAAATGGTTCGTATAGATAGGTGTAATCGTAGGATTCCAGATTTGTATCCAGATAATCCTTCAACACATCATATGTGTATTTCTGGGAACCTGTCAGCAGATCATAATCAAATTCCTGAAGTTCCGCGAGTTCATCTTCGGTTTCTTTTTTATCGTCTGCAATCGCTTCTTCCGATATCTCTGCATCACCGAAGGTTGCAGTTGGAACTTCCAAGTCATAATCAGCCGGATTGGCAATGGTATAATGTAAGGTCACCGTGTCGCTCGTTACGCTTTCTTTGAAATTATCCATAAGGTAGGTATGGAAGCGTTCCTGCTCTGCCACAGCGTCTGCACCGGTTGGATCCGGCAAAGAATACGCACAATCCTCCAGTGTTGAAGTATCTATAGAAGGCGGGTTTTCACTGGCGTCATCGGTTGCAACGTCTTCGACATTCTCGGCGAGTGATGTTGCACTCCATTTGCGGCTGCCGTCAGTAGTATTTCCACATCCGGTCAGCAGAATCGACATCGCACATATGACTGCTATAGCGGATGCTTTCATATTGTATTTTTTTCTCATAAAATCATTTCCTCCGTTTCGAATTATCATGATATATAGTATTTTCTTTTCTTTTGCAGACAATACAAAATTATCATACCCGATATTTTCAAAAACTGCAATCTTATGATACATATTTCACAAAATGCACAGGAAACAACATGTCGAAAAGACAAGAAATACCGCTATATAAAGTGCACGAAATCAGGTTTCAAGGAAGCATATTTATGTTAAGGTAAGAACGGGAAAAAATGTTTACATTTAAAGGAGAGATGGAAAATATGACGATTAAAGAGGCTGCGAAGAGACTGCATGTGGAGACACATGTACTTCGATATTGGGAGGATGAACTAAGTCTGGACATCAAACGGAATGCGCAGGGACACAGGTATTATGATGAACGGGATATCCGGATGTTTGAGAGCGTGAAGGCGATGAAGGAAGAGGGGCTGATGCTGAAGGATATCCGAAATGCGATTATACGTGCCAGACGGGTGAAATCCGGTGAGATTGAAGCGCATGTATCGGATGAAGAGGAATCTTGTACGGATGACGGACAGACGGCTGCAAAACAGGAGTTGGGGAATGACTGTGAAAAAGTGGAAGAAAAACATTCGGTTGAGCTTCAACCGGTACATACACGGATGGATGAGGACAAAGATTCTATGTTGGAAAGAATGCAACGTATGGTTGGAGATGAAGATAAAGTTGTTGATTTTAAACAGGCGCAGCTTCAAAGCGTGATGAATCGTGTGATTGCAACTGCATTGCGTGAAAATAAGGATATTATCACTACTTCGATTAAAGAAGAGGTGACTGCTGATGTGATGAGGCAATTCGATACGGTCATGCGTGAAAAGGAAGAGCGAGAGGAAGCCAGATATCGAAAGCTTGATATGGTGTTGCGGGAAATCCAGCAGGCAAATGCGGAAGTGGCTGCAACGAAAGCAAAAAAGGGATTATGGAAAAAACATCGGTAAATCGTATGACTTTAGCAGGAAATTCCATTACAGATGTTGAAATTTCTGTCAGTCGTTAGTTGCAAAAAAAGAACAACTCTTGTATAATTCCTATTAGTTATGTGCTAATATAGTGAAGAATAGAAGAAACGGACAGGGATTATGAAACCAGAGATTTTATATGAGGATGCATATCTGATTGCCTGTGTGAAACCATATGGTGTATTGTCACAGGGAGACAAGGGCAATGATGAAGATATGATTACAAAAATCAAACATTACCTGTATGACCAAGATACATCGGAACAGGCAGAAGAACCATACGTTGCTGCGATACACCGGCTGGACCGTCCCGTAGGGGGTGTGATGATATTTGCAAAAACCCCGGAGATTGCAGCAAAACTGTCGGATATGCAGCAGGATGGTGAAATCGTGAAATACTATCAGGCGGTGATAACCGGTGAACTCCCCGATGCAGAGGGGGAGATGGTAGATTATCTTCTGCGGGATGGAAAGACGAATACAACGAAGGTTGTAAAAAAAGGCGAGAAGGGTGCGAAACGCGCGGAATTATATTATGAAGTTTTGGATGCGATGGATACGGATGATGGAACGCTCAGCTATGTGTTGATTGAACTTGTGACGGGCAGACACCATCAGATTCGGGCACAATTTGCAAGCCGTGGCTGTGGCATCTGGGGTGACACAAAGTATAATCCGAAATTCGCAAAGACAAAGCGTAAGTATAAGCAGATTGGTTTATTCTCCTCAAGGATGGAATTTACGCATCCGATTACAGGAGAAGA encodes the following:
- a CDS encoding IS3 family transposase (programmed frameshift); amino-acid sequence: MAKYSFEFKKKVVIAYLNGEGGYNYLAQKYNVKNKRQVLNWVDYYNKFGDAGLMRSREKKNYSFEFKLHVVELYLSSEVSYQELALSQGINNAAMIAQWVQGFRIAGPDALRPKKKGRKKTLNQKDNHKTKTSSFEERAVDTSAEHVKELEDELLKLRIENAFFKRTEETAFRGRSKNERCARVIHSLRREFKLKDLLSYTGMPKATYMYWQKRFDRENPDAELEAKMLELHAEHKDYGYRRMKAELCNQGYVVNKKKVQKLMQRLNLQVTSFTRKSRKYSSYRGKVGTVAPNRIRRRFHTNIPHQKITTDTTEFKYYEIDEKGRMVMQKLYLDPFMDMYNGEIISFGIDKRPSAQSVMTALEEAITITSDCRFRRTFHSDQGWAYQMKTYSHRLRENRIFQSMSRKGNCYDNSVMENFFGLLKQEIYYGVVYYSFDELKLAIEKYIKYYNEKRIKEKLGWLSPVQYRKRLLAA
- a CDS encoding PadR family transcriptional regulator, which gives rise to MESKNMFYRGYVELLVLKFLSEKDCYGYEIVKSIKRASDEKISLSVGTLYPTLYKLIDQKYISDYKKQTGERMVKVYYHLENAGRERLNTLVAEYREFSRVMNKILNLE
- a CDS encoding DUF885 domain-containing protein, with the translated sequence MRKKYNMKASAIAVICAMSILLTGCGNTTDGSRKWSATSLAENVEDVATDDASENPPSIDTSTLEDCAYSLPDPTGADAVAEQERFHTYLMDNFKESVTSDTVTLHYTIANPADYDLEVPTATFGDAEISEEAIADDKKETEDELAELQEFDYDLLTGSQKYTYDVLKDYLDTNLESYDYTYLYEPFAYTSGLQTNMPINMSEYKFYNENDVQDYLALLEQLPDYYNKYLDFEQIKIDKGLFMNEHSASEVIRQCQEFIARPEQNLLIATFEDKVRGVEGLNEDQIQNYITQNHDIVINSVIPCYDNVIKFFTANKDAGTNDLGLAGYENGKEYYAYLLKDKVGTDKTPEEVITWLDNALDDVLSEYQTVALSNYSAYEQYFNDADSSLYDDKDPLETINYFKDCFADRFPAMPDVNYKVENVHESLEDIVSPAFYVTTPIDAYNDNSIYLNMGSDGAGDLWSTLAHEGIPGHMYQFTYYLNTNPEPLRALLNFNGYSEGWATYVEMMSYEMYKDYPDACYADFERINSELNLLVSARIEIGVNYEGWDLEATQTYLSNNGFNSEGAQDVMDYVIAEPVNYQMYVMGWQSFQELRDYAESALGDKFDEQAFHKVVLDAGPSQFFLIEKLVQQYVKDNL
- a CDS encoding RluA family pseudouridine synthase translates to MKPEILYEDAYLIACVKPYGVLSQGDKGNDEDMITKIKHYLYDQDTSEQAEEPYVAAIHRLDRPVGGVMIFAKTPEIAAKLSDMQQDGEIVKYYQAVITGELPDAEGEMVDYLLRDGKTNTTKVVKKGEKGAKRAELYYEVLDAMDTDDGTLSYVLIELVTGRHHQIRAQFASRGCGIWGDTKYNPKFAKTKRKYKQIGLFSSRMEFTHPITGEEIVIKKEPEGEAFTVLDLDEFE
- a CDS encoding helix-turn-helix domain-containing protein encodes the protein MFTFKGEMENMTIKEAAKRLHVETHVLRYWEDELSLDIKRNAQGHRYYDERDIRMFESVKAMKEEGLMLKDIRNAIIRARRVKSGEIEAHVSDEEESCTDDGQTAAKQELGNDCEKVEEKHSVELQPVHTRMDEDKDSMLERMQRMVGDEDKVVDFKQAQLQSVMNRVIATALRENKDIITTSIKEEVTADVMRQFDTVMREKEEREEARYRKLDMVLREIQQANAEVAATKAKKGLWKKHR
- the pckA gene encoding phosphoenolpyruvate carboxykinase (ATP), coding for MANIDLTKYGITGTTEIVHNPSYEVLFEEETKASNEGYEVGQNTELDTVNVMTGVFTGRSPKDKYIVMDENSKDTVWWTTDAYKNDNHPMAEETWAVVKDLAKKELCNKKLYVVDAFCGANKDTRMAVRFIVEVAWQAHFVTNMFIKPSEEELKDFEPDFVVYNASKAKVENYAELGLNSETCVAFNITSKEQVIINTWYGGEMKKGMFSMMNYYLPLKGIASMHCSANCDMEGKHTAVFFGLSGTGKTTLSTDPKRLLIGDDEHGWDDNGVFNFEGGCYAKVIGLDKESEPDIYNAIRRDALLENVTVDAAGKIDFDDKSVTENTRVSYPIDHIEKIASKVNGVSAGPAAENVIFLSADAFGVLPPVSILTPEQTKYYFLSGFTAKLAGTERGITEPTPTFSACFGQAFLELHPTKYAEELVKKMEKSGAKAYLVNTGWNGTGKRITIKDTRGIIDAILSGDIKTAPTKKIPMFDFEVPTELPGVDPAILDPRDTYADPTEWETKAKDLAARFEKNFQKYTTNDAGKALVAAGPKAE